The sequence TATGCTATATAATAATTTCTTATAATGTAATCTTTCTTGCTAtgcattaattattttgaaatatagtttCCTAATAGCCTAGTCACATTTGAGGTCTGCAAATGTGCCTCTTCCACAAATCTCCTTTTCACCAAGTTTCTGCTCATGTTCCTTCCAAGCACTTGAACGTCCAGTCCAACGATTGGCTACCACTCGTGAATCAGTATACactcaaaccttttttttttcccctatgtaaAATGAATCACCAGATACATTGGCCAAAGTTCTGATCACTGGATGAATTTCTCTTCAAGACTGCCCTACAGGAATGTCCCAGAAAATTCCATGATTCACCTATAGAGCTCTGCCAAAGTTtccaaaagtaaaaggaaacctCGTTTAGTCGGGAGGCCTGCAGAGGGAGTTCTCAGAGTTCTCAGCATCGCAGCCCAAGCCAGGACCTGGCAGGACGTGTTCTTCATGATCAGGCCCCACAAGACCACCATCTTCGCGTACGCCAAGGAGTCGAGCACCTTGTTCGAGCTGAAGCGCATCGTCGAGGGCATCTTCAAGTGGCCGCCCGACGAGCAGCCGCTGTACAAGAACGACCAACTTCTGGATGATGGCCAGACACTGGGAGAGTGCGGCTTCACCAGTCAGATGGCACGGCCGCAGGCCCCAGCCACTGTGGGGTTGGCCTTCTGGGCAGATGAAGCTTTCGAGACCCTGCACATCGAGCCCTTCTCCAGTCCACCCGAGCTGCGCGATGTAATGAAGCCACAGGACTCAGGAAGCAGCGCCAATGAACAAGCGGTGCAGTGAGAGGGCTCCGGGCCCGCCCCCAGTGGCCCCCCTCCCAATAAAAGAGATTTGGGTGCCTGCCTGGTTGCTGCCTTTTTCTGCGCACCCTCTCCTGACTCGGGCGTCACCTTCCCTGGGATGGGGTCTGCTCTCCTGCAAGGCTCCTTCTCAGCCCCGTGTGCTTGCTAGGCTGGCTGTGGCTGTGGGAGCGACCCCAAGCTCTGTGGGCCCTCACTGTCCACACCCACTCCAGCCTGCCCCTCAGGGGCTGTGCGCAGAGAACTGGGAGGAACCCCGGCCCCGGGCCAGCCTTCTGCTCAGCCTGGGGACAAAGGTTCCTACTGTGACTTCCAGCAAGCAGGCTCTCACAGGCTCCGGGGCAGCCTCTGGGCtgaggggcagaggccaggggcaAAAATGTCAGGTGGAGACAGTGTGGTTCCCAGGGGGACCCACCGCCTACAGTCGCCTTACTTGAGTCTTCTAaggctctgggggcgggggggggggggggggacattcaAAGTGGAAAGActgctctctctccacccctaatAATCTATagaccgccccctcccccaaaaaaagtGCCATCGACACTTCATGCTCCATTATGTCAGCTAGATCATATGGCTCAAGTGACCGAACAGTGAACCTGCTGTAGCAAACCTTCCTTTGATCTGATCTTCATTCAAAACTAGCATTTTTTGGGGGTCCTTGTACATGGGCCAGAGTTAGCACACCCAGATGACAAACTATATTGCCTCTATAAGCTAAAGGGCCTCACTAGTTGTTGTGcttcgtttttatttttaaatgcagctaGATGCAATAACTTCTTTTTCACCTTGGAAGGGATGCCCTGTATACACCACTGGACTCCTAGAAATTCCATGAGGGTAGAAGGCCCatgaatttttattgaatttatttctcaGTCTCTAACAGGTAAATGTTTTACCACCATGTCTAGAGAGTTGGTACTTCTTAATCACTACATAATGTCAACCTACATGGGCCAGTATGACGTCTTCTGGATGTCCAGCAATTAAGTTTCCTGTGGAATCAGTTATGATACAGGGCCGAAAAGCTGATATACCTCTGTGGTAAAACAGTGAAGCTGTATGGCCAGCCTTGCCAACTAAAAGGAAACTGGTTTTGATGGTCTTTACCAGCAAGTgttgagaaaaaagaacttgACAACTCTATAGCTGCATATCAGGtacaaggaaaaatattaatttactcAAGCTGCGAAACCACATGTGGAAGGGCAGATGAAATTAGAGTTTATACCTAGTAAAGTTTACAATAACCCACTGTCAATCTCCATGGTACATCTGCTTTCTAAACTGGACAAATTGGCAGATTTGAATGAGGATGTAATGGGAATGCACCCTTCAAGTCATTGATAGTGACATTAATCTCAATAGTCCTTGCAGGTATGTAGTATTGCTTTTAGTTTACTATTTACTACTTACTTAGGTAGAGGCATTTCTAATGGCTTACACATGGCCTTTCCTAATGCAATAGCACTTACACTGCAGGTTGGAACCTTGGTGGAAATTATTCAATTGCTAAGTCTGTCTATTCTAATTATGCATTCTGGCACTAAAAAAATAACCACATGAGGGATTTCTGAACACACACTGGACCCATATTGAGATAAACTTGAGTGACATTTTGGATCTCCTGGATTTAGCTACACTTCAGAGCCTGTGTctagtaatcttttaaaaatctgattatctcttttttttcccccaacacacaGTCACTTAATAAAAGGCCATAGGTCTCTTTGGGCAGGGTGTGGAGAAAGATTAACAGTGTAAAATTTGGCAGGGTCCTTCCTGAAGAGGACCTGACCTCCCTTAATTCAAGGGATTAAATGTCTATAAACTGGCTTGACTCTGGAACTATCAGGATTCCATTCTTCCCCAGTGATTGTCCTCACTTTAATTTCAGACATCCTGTGAGGTTGGGGATTCAATTTGTGTTATAATGCAGCTGCTTGCAAGATGAGACTCTGGGTTGGGTTTTTAGAACTGTCAGCTCTGTGGCTATAGGAGATAAGGATTTCTTTCGGGGAAGTTATAGACACTTTCAGGTTATTTGTAAGGAATTTAAGCTGGGAATTTGAATCCCTGAAcccattattttatcttcccaCTTTCTCCAGTGCAATTAAGAGCAACCAGAAATCTCATTATACCCATTAAATTGACAAAGGTGTTCTAAGATATTGAATACATAGCCAATCAGAATatgagttttatgagtttttgAGTAAGAGTATCCAGTGGTGGTACTTTGTGTATTTCTATTGACCCATCATGAAATGAACTACCAGTACTTTCTTTACCATTAAAAATAGAGCCATTTATGCCTTGAATATAATTAGACTAGAGAACTAATTCCAGATACTCCAGAACAAGTTCAGAAAACTCATCATTAATATTTCATTCCTGTAGAACCACTTCTCATACCAAATCTGCACCTCTCAGAGTTTCTCAGAGTTCTTCAGAGAAGGAGAACCAATAGGagatacatttttaattgaaatttttttcttttttaatataggcatttacaTGTACatacttttttagtgtttatttaaattcccattagctaacatacaatatagtgattcaacactttcatacaacacccagtgctcatcacaagtgcgctccttaatcctaatcacctatttaacccatccccccatcctcttcccctcttgtaaccatcagtttgttctccagagctaagagtctgtttcttgatttgtctctctctctattttttccctatgctcatctattttgtttcttaaattctacacgAGTGAAATCAATTCTATGGTGTTTGCCTTTCTATgactatttcatttatctctgtgtATCCTTTTAGCTGGATCCCATTCGTTTTCCTATGTTGTTTTTTCATCTTAATTCATCttaacatattttctaattttccttattttttttcccttgacctACAGGTTatttaagagtgtgttgtttaattgtttacatatttatgaaCTCACTAAgtttttttgctatttcttttttttttaattttttacattattttattttattttttgagagacagagacagagcattaacaggaagtgggcagagagggagacccagattccaaagcaagctccaggctttgagctgtcagcatagggcccaatgtggtgcttgaacccatggacacaagatcatgacctgagccgaagttgggccctcaactgactgagccacccagatgcctcctttgctatttctttattatattattctatgATGGTTAATGAACTTTGTGTAATCCTACccatcttaaatttatttattcttattttatggcTTAGCATGcagtctatcttggagaatgatccatgtgcacttgagagaaatgtatattttgctggTAGTCAAGTGCTATATAGATACCTGTTAAATCGATTTGTTTTATAGtgctgttcaaatcttctatcGTCTTGTTGATGTTCTTTCCAGTTATactattaatttttgaaaatgtggtaCTGAGGTCTCCAAtggctattatttttaatgacataaaTCTTCTAttgcattttcctttaaattttttatcgtggtataatatacataaaatataccatctttaccatttttaaatgaacagctcagtgatatatttatattatgcaaccatcactaccatcAATCTATGgaactctttttcattttgcaaaactgaaactctgaccattaaacaataattccccattCTTTCTTCCGCCTAAAACCTGGTAAGCTCTGTTCAAAGCTTATACAAAGTATTGCTAGGAATAATGGAATTACACATTATTTGTCCTTGTATGTGTGGCTTACTAtgcttaacataatgttttcaaggttcacacCATGTTGGATTATGTCagagtttctctctttttaggggctgaatataacattttattgtatattgtCATATTGTTTTATTGTCAATATTGTATATTGTCAATGAACACCTGAATTGCTTCTACCTTTTAGCtactgttaataatgctgctatgaacatgaatGTACAAATATCCCTTTGAGATCCTATTTTCATATATCTTGGGTATATGCAGAGGTGGAATTTCTGTATCATTTGAATTCTACCTTTAGCTTTTTGAGGgcccaccaaactgttttccatggcACCTACATCATTtaacattcctgccaacagtcaAAGTGATTCCAATTTCTCAGCATCATTGTCaaaacttttcagtttttttttttataatagccatcctaatgggcatgagatggtatctcatggtggttttgacaTGTCCAGTGATTTTCAACTAACTATGCCTCCCTTCATGTATGTCCTTTTTTGCTCTATGCATCTTGGAGCTTTGATGTTAGATGcatgtatgtttataattattgtattttttctgaTGGCTTAACCATCTTATCATTctaaaatgtccttattttttgtggggcacctgggtgactcagttggttaagtgtctgacttcggctcaggtcatgatcagcagtttgtgagttcgagccccacgttgggctcagtgctgacagctcagaacctggagcctgcttcagatactgtgtccctctctcactctgcccttccccagctcatgctctgtctctgtctctctgtcaagaataaacactaaaaaaataacaataaaaagtccttattattttatttttttaaataattttttaacatttattcatttttgaatgacagagagagacagaggacaagcaggggtgggtgaggcagagaaagagggggacacagaatctgaagcagggttcaggctctgaggtgtcagcaccgAGTCAGATGTGgacctcaaactcacgaaccacgaggtcatgacctgagctgaagtcagacgcttaaccgactaaaccacccaggcgcctccttttttttcttttacagtctattttgtctgatattagtatagcaaCTTCATATTTctcatgtttgtgtttttcatgATATTATATTTTCCATCATATTACTTGCAAACTGTCTTTTAAACTAAAATTCATCTCCAACACATATAGTTGGGTcacagtttaattatttttaattttttaatttttttaatttatttttttaatatgaactttattgtcaaattggtctccatacaacacccagtgctcatcccaaaaggtgccctcctcaatgcccattacccactttcctctccctcccaccccacaccagccctcagtttattctcagtttttaagagtctcttatggtttggctccctccctctcttttttttttccccttcccctcccccatggtcttaagtttctcaggatccacatgagagcgaaaacatatggtatctgtctttctctgtatgacttatttcacttaacataacactctccagttccatccacgttgctacaaatggccatatttcattctttctcatggccaagtattattccattgtgtatataaaccacaacttctttatccattcatcagttggtggacatttaggctctttccataatttggctattgttgagagtgctgctataaacattggggtacaagtgcccctatgcatcagtactcctgtatcccttgggtaaattcctagcagtgctattgctgggtcatagggtagatctatttttaattttttgaggaacctccacactgttttccagagcggctgcaccagtttgcattcccaccaacagtgcaagagggttcctgtttctccacatcctctccagcatctatagtctcctgatttgttcattttagccactctggcatgaggtgatatctcagtgtggttttgatttgcatttccctgatgaggagagacgttgagcatcttttcacgtgcctgttggccatctggatgtcttctttagagaagtgtctattcatgttttctgcccatttcttcactggattatttgtttttcgggtgtggagtttggtgagttctttatagattttggatactagccctttgtccgatatgtcatttgcaaatatcttttcccattccattggttgccttttagctgtgttgattgtttcctttg is a genomic window of Acinonyx jubatus isolate Ajub_Pintada_27869175 chromosome D1, VMU_Ajub_asm_v1.0, whole genome shotgun sequence containing:
- the LOC106977252 gene encoding uncharacterized protein LOC106977252, with amino-acid sequence MEAMAGACAALLNQKMVAAYTGCTREKSGVPSSSCRVRTTDQPLGGYLHRGHVRDTGQGRVSSCPDGLSAVGAARAKTISHLCMNRYVTFDAEVITQARDAVILESSAKVSKSKRKPRLVGRPAEGVLRVLSIAAQARTWQDVFFMIRPHKTTIFAYAKESSTLFELKRIVEGIFKWPPDEQPLYKNDQLLDDGQTLGECGFTSQMARPQAPATVGLAFWADEAFETLHIEPFSSPPELRDVMKPQDSGSSANEQAVQ